In Streptomyces chartreusis NRRL 3882, the following are encoded in one genomic region:
- a CDS encoding 1-aminocyclopropane-1-carboxylate deaminase has product MSLSSYERYPLLFGPSPVHPLERLTAHLGGASLWAKREDCNSGVAYGGNKTRKLEYLVADALAQGCDTLVSIGGVQSNHTRQVAAVAARAGLKCVLVQESWVDWPDAVYDKVGNILISRLAGADVRLVKAGFGIGFKESWEQALRKVEEAGGKPYAIPAGASDHPLGGLGFAGWAYEVAEQERALGVFFDTVVVCSVTGSTQAGMVAGFAALEEAGGRPRRVLGIDASAKPAATRGQIARIAHRTGQLIGVKREVTESDVELDERYHAGTYGIPDETTLAAMRLAARTEGMVTDPVYEGKSMAGMIDLVSRGEIGRDSTVLYAHLGGQPALNAYSALF; this is encoded by the coding sequence ATGTCCCTTTCCTCGTACGAGCGTTACCCCCTGCTCTTCGGGCCCTCGCCCGTCCACCCCCTGGAGCGGCTGACCGCGCACCTCGGCGGTGCGTCCCTCTGGGCCAAGCGGGAGGACTGCAACTCCGGTGTCGCCTACGGCGGGAACAAGACGCGCAAGCTGGAGTACCTGGTCGCCGACGCGCTCGCCCAGGGCTGCGACACGCTCGTGTCGATCGGCGGGGTGCAGTCCAACCACACCCGCCAGGTCGCGGCGGTCGCCGCCCGGGCCGGGCTCAAGTGCGTCCTCGTGCAGGAGAGTTGGGTGGACTGGCCGGACGCCGTGTACGACAAGGTCGGCAACATCCTGATCAGCCGCCTCGCCGGGGCCGACGTACGGCTGGTGAAGGCCGGGTTCGGGATCGGGTTCAAGGAGAGCTGGGAGCAGGCGCTCAGGAAAGTCGAGGAGGCGGGCGGCAAGCCCTACGCCATCCCGGCGGGGGCCTCCGACCATCCGCTCGGCGGCCTGGGTTTCGCCGGGTGGGCGTACGAGGTCGCCGAGCAGGAGCGTGCGCTGGGTGTCTTCTTCGACACCGTGGTCGTGTGCTCGGTGACCGGCTCCACCCAGGCCGGCATGGTCGCCGGGTTCGCCGCGCTGGAGGAGGCGGGCGGGCGGCCCCGGCGCGTGCTCGGCATCGACGCCTCGGCGAAACCCGCCGCGACCCGCGGCCAGATCGCCCGGATCGCGCACCGCACCGGGCAGCTGATCGGCGTCAAGCGTGAGGTGACCGAGTCCGACGTCGAACTCGACGAGCGGTACCACGCGGGCACGTACGGCATCCCCGACGAGACCACGCTGGCGGCGATGCGGCTCGCGGCCCGGACGGAGGGGATGGTCACCGACCCCGTGTACGAGGGGAAGTCCATGGCCGGGATGATCGACCTGGTCTCGCGGGGCGAGATCGGCCGCGACTCCACGGTGCTCTACGCCCACCTGGGCGGACAGCCTGCGCTGAACGCGTACAGCGCGCTGTTCTGA
- a CDS encoding GntR family transcriptional regulator, with the protein MEAIRPVPRTLLRDRAYAAIRDAIVAGEIEPGAVVRDAELAERLGLSRAPVREAFSRLVDEGLLESKPQSYTRVTPLVASDVRDAAAVVGAMHELVTRVAVPRLGAADIEAMRAANEHFAAAVGTGDVDGALRADDALHDVLVRVSGNRAAAATVARYTPLIRRLERRRFGEGGSCRSAGLHERLIEACAAGDVVEAVRVTAEIWRGLEELAD; encoded by the coding sequence GTGGAGGCCATCCGGCCCGTCCCCCGCACCCTGCTCAGGGACCGGGCGTACGCGGCCATCCGGGACGCCATCGTGGCCGGGGAGATCGAACCCGGTGCGGTGGTGCGGGACGCCGAGCTCGCGGAGCGGCTGGGGCTGTCCCGGGCGCCGGTGCGGGAGGCGTTCTCCCGGCTCGTGGACGAGGGGCTGCTGGAGAGCAAGCCGCAGAGCTACACCCGGGTGACCCCGCTCGTGGCCTCGGACGTCCGGGACGCCGCCGCCGTGGTCGGTGCCATGCACGAGCTGGTGACGCGGGTCGCCGTGCCCCGGCTGGGTGCCGCGGACATCGAGGCGATGCGCGCCGCCAACGAGCACTTCGCCGCCGCCGTCGGCACCGGAGACGTGGACGGGGCCCTGCGTGCCGACGACGCGCTGCACGACGTCCTCGTCCGGGTGAGCGGCAACCGCGCGGCGGCCGCGACCGTAGCCCGCTACACCCCGCTCATCCGCCGCCTGGAGCGACGGCGCTTCGGCGAGGGCGGCAGCTGCCGTTCGGCCGGGCTGCACGAGCGGCTGATCGAGGCCTGCGCGGCCGGTGACGTGGTCGAGGCGGTCCGCGTCACGGCGGAAATCTGGCGGGGGCTCGAAGAGCTCGCCGACTGA
- a CDS encoding alkaline phosphatase PhoX — protein sequence MSLTRRDFARTSAITGAGVALAGSVGALATAPNALASYDTESTGDEAADARHGVGYGPLVPDPKGILALPAGFTYRIITYSGKTKLESGEFTPSNHDGTATFDGPRGTTLLVNNHELKGPRAKWKYPVPLTEGLVYDPAAAGGCTVVEVRPDGRVAEWVGIAGTSTNCAGGRTPWGTWLTCEENSDRAGVNGMTKDHGYVFEVDPCDRRANRGPKPLKFFGRYDHEAVVIDPKRGHAYLTEDAAGPNGLFYRWTPPKGFEYGPGKFRKLADDAGVLQAPKCFDSGGKFVDDLSRATKIGTVYGVDWVDVPDRDARTTPVRKQFADGEVTRARKLEGMWWGDGGAYIVSSYAREESPVQHDGQVWFYDPKRRTLTLKVLLGVNPDPSEDGAFDGPDNITVSPYGGLVIAEDGEGVQHLFGATDSGRTYPIARNELNIGTEEEPEYSEFAGVTFSPDGRTLFASIQTPGILLAITGPWKRQRI from the coding sequence ATGTCGCTCACCCGCAGGGACTTCGCCAGAACCTCCGCGATCACCGGTGCCGGTGTCGCGCTGGCGGGCAGTGTCGGCGCCCTCGCCACGGCACCGAACGCCCTCGCGTCCTACGACACCGAGAGCACGGGGGACGAGGCGGCGGACGCCCGGCACGGAGTCGGCTACGGACCGCTCGTCCCCGACCCCAAGGGCATCCTCGCCCTGCCCGCCGGCTTCACGTACCGGATCATCACGTACAGCGGCAAGACCAAGCTGGAGTCCGGTGAGTTCACGCCGTCCAACCACGACGGCACCGCCACCTTCGACGGTCCCCGCGGCACCACCCTGCTCGTCAACAACCACGAGCTGAAGGGCCCGCGCGCCAAGTGGAAGTACCCGGTGCCGCTCACCGAGGGCCTCGTCTACGACCCGGCGGCGGCCGGCGGCTGCACGGTCGTCGAGGTGCGCCCCGACGGACGGGTCGCCGAGTGGGTGGGCATCGCCGGTACCTCCACCAACTGCGCGGGCGGCCGCACCCCCTGGGGCACCTGGCTCACCTGCGAGGAGAACTCCGACCGGGCCGGCGTCAACGGCATGACCAAGGACCACGGCTACGTCTTCGAGGTCGACCCCTGCGACCGGCGCGCCAACCGCGGCCCCAAGCCGCTGAAGTTCTTCGGCCGCTACGACCACGAGGCCGTGGTCATCGACCCCAAGCGCGGCCACGCCTACCTCACCGAGGACGCCGCCGGCCCCAACGGCCTCTTCTACCGCTGGACCCCGCCCAAGGGCTTCGAGTACGGCCCCGGAAAGTTCCGCAAGCTCGCCGACGACGCCGGTGTCCTCCAGGCGCCCAAGTGCTTCGACTCCGGCGGGAAGTTCGTCGACGACCTGTCCCGCGCCACGAAGATCGGCACCGTCTACGGCGTCGACTGGGTGGACGTGCCCGACCGCGACGCACGGACGACCCCCGTGCGCAAGCAGTTCGCCGACGGCGAGGTCACACGCGCCCGCAAGCTGGAGGGCATGTGGTGGGGCGACGGCGGTGCCTACATCGTCTCCTCGTACGCCCGTGAGGAGAGCCCCGTCCAGCACGACGGCCAGGTCTGGTTCTACGACCCCAAGCGCCGGACGCTGACGTTGAAGGTCCTGCTCGGCGTGAACCCCGACCCCTCCGAGGACGGCGCCTTCGACGGCCCCGACAACATCACCGTCTCCCCGTACGGCGGCCTCGTCATCGCCGAGGACGGCGAGGGCGTGCAGCACCTGTTCGGCGCCACCGACAGCGGCCGGACCTACCCGATCGCCCGCAACGAGCTGAACATCGGCACCGAGGAGGAGCCGGAGTACAGCGAGTTCGCCGGTGTCACCTTCTCACCCGACGGCCGGACCCTTTTCGCCAGCATCCAGACGCCCGGCATTCTGCTCGCCATCACTGGTCCCTGGAAGCGGCAGCGGATCTAG